Proteins from one Sarcophilus harrisii chromosome 2, mSarHar1.11, whole genome shotgun sequence genomic window:
- the LDB1 gene encoding LIM domain-binding protein 1 isoform X2 has protein sequence MSVGCACPGCSSKSFKLYSPKEPPNGNAFPPFHPGTMLDRDVGPTPMYPPTYLEPGIGRHTPYGNQTDYRIFELNKRLQNWTEECDNLWWDAFTTEFFEDDAMLTITFCLEDGPKRYTIGRTLIPRYFRSIFEGGATELYYVLKHPKEAFHSNFVSLDCDQGSMITQHGKPMFTQVCVEGRLYLEFMFDDMMRIKTWHFSIRQHREFIPRSILAMHAQDPQMLDQLSKNITRCGLSNSTLNYLRLCVILEPMQELMSRHKTYSLSPRDCLKTCLFQKWQRMVAPPAEPARQQPSKRRKRKMSGGSTMSSGGGNANNSNSKKKSPASTFALSSQDVMVVGEPTLMGGEFGDEDERLITRLENTQFDAANGIDDEDSFNNSPALGANSPWNSKPPSSQESKSENPTSQASQ, from the exons ATGTCAGTGGGCTGCGCCTGCCCTG GTTGTTCCTCAAAGTCATTCAAGCTGTACTCGCCGAAGGAGCCCCCGAACGGCAACGCCTTCCCCCCCTTCCACCCGGGCACCATGCTGGATCGGGATGTGGG CCCAACTCCCATGTACCCGCCTACATACCTGGAGCCTGGGATTGG GAGGCACACACCATATGGCAACCAGACAGACTACAGGATATTCGAGTTAAACAAGCGGCTGCAGAACTGGACAGAG GAGTGTGACAATCTCTGGTGGGATGCTTTCACAACCGAGTTCTTTGAGGATGATGCCATGTTAACCATCACCTTCTGTTTGGAGGATGGACCAAAGAGATACA CGATTGGCCGGACCCTGATCCCACGCTATTTCCGCAGCATCTTTGAGGGAGGTGCCACAGAGCTGTACTATGTGCTAAAGCACCCCAAGGAAGCCTTCCACAGCAACTTTGTATCCCTTGACTGTGACCAGGGCAGCATGATCACTCAGCATGGCAAGCCTATGTTCACCCAG GTATGTGTGGAGGGCCGGCTGTACCTGGAGTTCATGTTTGACGACATGATGAGGATAAAGACGTGGCACTTCAGCATCCGGCAGCATCGTGAATTTATTCCTCGAAGCATTCTGGCCATGCAT GCCCAAGACCCCCAGATGCTGGACCAGTTATCCAAGAACATCACTCGGTGTGGATTGTCTAATTCCACCCTCAACTACCTCCGA CTCTGTGTGATCCTTGAGCCCATGCAGGAGCTCATGTCCCGCCACAAGACTTACAGCCTCAGCCCTCGTGACTGCCTCAAGACCTGCCTCTTCCAGAAGTGGCAGCGCATGGTTGCACCCCCTG CGGAACCAGCACGGCAACAACCAAGCAAGAGGCGGAAACGGAAGATGTCGGGTGGCAGCACAATGAGCTCAGGGGGCGGCAACgccaacaacagcaacagcaagaagAAGAGCCCCGCCAGCACCTTCGCGCTCTCCAGCCAG GATGTGATGGTGGTGGGGGAGCCCACCCTGATGGGCGGGGAGTTCGGGGACGAGGACGAGCGACTCATCACCCGTCTGGAGAACACACAGTTTGATGCGGCCAACGGCATCGACGACGAGGACAGCTTCAACAACTCCCCAGCGCTGGGTGCCAACAGTCCCTGGAACAGCAAACCCCCCTCAAGCCAGGAGAGCAAGTCGGAGAACCCTACATCTCAGGCCTCCCAGTAA
- the LDB1 gene encoding LIM domain-binding protein 1 isoform X3 — protein sequence MSVGCACPGCSSKSFKLYSPKEPPNGNAFPPFHPGTMLDRDVGPTPMYPPTYLEPGIGRHTPYGNQTDYRIFELNKRLQNWTEECDNLWWDAFTTEFFEDDAMLTITFCLEDGPKRYTIGRTLIPRYFRSIFEGGATELYYVLKHPKEAFHSNFVSLDCDQGSMITQHGKPMFTQVCVEGRLYLEFMFDDMMRIKTWHFSIRQHREFIPRSILAMHAQDPQMLDQLSKNITRCGLSNSTLNYLRLCVILEPMQELMSRHKTYSLSPRDCLKTCLFQKWQRMVAPPAEPARQQPSKRRKRKMSGGSTMSSGGGNANNSNSKKKSPASTFALSSQVPDPCG from the exons ATGTCAGTGGGCTGCGCCTGCCCTG GTTGTTCCTCAAAGTCATTCAAGCTGTACTCGCCGAAGGAGCCCCCGAACGGCAACGCCTTCCCCCCCTTCCACCCGGGCACCATGCTGGATCGGGATGTGGG CCCAACTCCCATGTACCCGCCTACATACCTGGAGCCTGGGATTGG GAGGCACACACCATATGGCAACCAGACAGACTACAGGATATTCGAGTTAAACAAGCGGCTGCAGAACTGGACAGAG GAGTGTGACAATCTCTGGTGGGATGCTTTCACAACCGAGTTCTTTGAGGATGATGCCATGTTAACCATCACCTTCTGTTTGGAGGATGGACCAAAGAGATACA CGATTGGCCGGACCCTGATCCCACGCTATTTCCGCAGCATCTTTGAGGGAGGTGCCACAGAGCTGTACTATGTGCTAAAGCACCCCAAGGAAGCCTTCCACAGCAACTTTGTATCCCTTGACTGTGACCAGGGCAGCATGATCACTCAGCATGGCAAGCCTATGTTCACCCAG GTATGTGTGGAGGGCCGGCTGTACCTGGAGTTCATGTTTGACGACATGATGAGGATAAAGACGTGGCACTTCAGCATCCGGCAGCATCGTGAATTTATTCCTCGAAGCATTCTGGCCATGCAT GCCCAAGACCCCCAGATGCTGGACCAGTTATCCAAGAACATCACTCGGTGTGGATTGTCTAATTCCACCCTCAACTACCTCCGA CTCTGTGTGATCCTTGAGCCCATGCAGGAGCTCATGTCCCGCCACAAGACTTACAGCCTCAGCCCTCGTGACTGCCTCAAGACCTGCCTCTTCCAGAAGTGGCAGCGCATGGTTGCACCCCCTG CGGAACCAGCACGGCAACAACCAAGCAAGAGGCGGAAACGGAAGATGTCGGGTGGCAGCACAATGAGCTCAGGGGGCGGCAACgccaacaacagcaacagcaagaagAAGAGCCCCGCCAGCACCTTCGCGCTCTCCAGCCAGGTACCT GATCCCTGTGGGTGA
- the LDB1 gene encoding LIM domain-binding protein 1 isoform X4, whose protein sequence is MSVGCACPGCSSKSFKLYSPKEPPNGNAFPPFHPGTMLDRDVGPTPMYPPTYLEPGIGRHTPYGNQTDYRIFELNKRLQNWTEECDNLWWDAFTTEFFEDDAMLTITFCLEDGPKRYTIGRTLIPRYFRSIFEGGATELYYVLKHPKEAFHSNFVSLDCDQGSMITQHGKPMFTQVCVEGRLYLEFMFDDMMRIKTWHFSIRQHREFIPRSILAMHAQDPQMLDQLSKNITRCGLSNSTLNYLRLCVILEPMQELMSRHKTYSLSPRDCLKTCLFQKWQRMVAPPAEPARQQPSKRRKRKMSGGSTMSSGGGNANNSNSKKKSPASTFALSSQDPCG, encoded by the exons ATGTCAGTGGGCTGCGCCTGCCCTG GTTGTTCCTCAAAGTCATTCAAGCTGTACTCGCCGAAGGAGCCCCCGAACGGCAACGCCTTCCCCCCCTTCCACCCGGGCACCATGCTGGATCGGGATGTGGG CCCAACTCCCATGTACCCGCCTACATACCTGGAGCCTGGGATTGG GAGGCACACACCATATGGCAACCAGACAGACTACAGGATATTCGAGTTAAACAAGCGGCTGCAGAACTGGACAGAG GAGTGTGACAATCTCTGGTGGGATGCTTTCACAACCGAGTTCTTTGAGGATGATGCCATGTTAACCATCACCTTCTGTTTGGAGGATGGACCAAAGAGATACA CGATTGGCCGGACCCTGATCCCACGCTATTTCCGCAGCATCTTTGAGGGAGGTGCCACAGAGCTGTACTATGTGCTAAAGCACCCCAAGGAAGCCTTCCACAGCAACTTTGTATCCCTTGACTGTGACCAGGGCAGCATGATCACTCAGCATGGCAAGCCTATGTTCACCCAG GTATGTGTGGAGGGCCGGCTGTACCTGGAGTTCATGTTTGACGACATGATGAGGATAAAGACGTGGCACTTCAGCATCCGGCAGCATCGTGAATTTATTCCTCGAAGCATTCTGGCCATGCAT GCCCAAGACCCCCAGATGCTGGACCAGTTATCCAAGAACATCACTCGGTGTGGATTGTCTAATTCCACCCTCAACTACCTCCGA CTCTGTGTGATCCTTGAGCCCATGCAGGAGCTCATGTCCCGCCACAAGACTTACAGCCTCAGCCCTCGTGACTGCCTCAAGACCTGCCTCTTCCAGAAGTGGCAGCGCATGGTTGCACCCCCTG CGGAACCAGCACGGCAACAACCAAGCAAGAGGCGGAAACGGAAGATGTCGGGTGGCAGCACAATGAGCTCAGGGGGCGGCAACgccaacaacagcaacagcaagaagAAGAGCCCCGCCAGCACCTTCGCGCTCTCCAGCCAG GATCCCTGTGGGTGA
- the LDB1 gene encoding LIM domain-binding protein 1 isoform X1 codes for MSVGCACPGCSSKSFKLYSPKEPPNGNAFPPFHPGTMLDRDVGPTPMYPPTYLEPGIGRHTPYGNQTDYRIFELNKRLQNWTEECDNLWWDAFTTEFFEDDAMLTITFCLEDGPKRYTIGRTLIPRYFRSIFEGGATELYYVLKHPKEAFHSNFVSLDCDQGSMITQHGKPMFTQVCVEGRLYLEFMFDDMMRIKTWHFSIRQHREFIPRSILAMHAQDPQMLDQLSKNITRCGLSNSTLNYLRLCVILEPMQELMSRHKTYSLSPRDCLKTCLFQKWQRMVAPPAEPARQQPSKRRKRKMSGGSTMSSGGGNANNSNSKKKSPASTFALSSQVPDVMVVGEPTLMGGEFGDEDERLITRLENTQFDAANGIDDEDSFNNSPALGANSPWNSKPPSSQESKSENPTSQASQ; via the exons ATGTCAGTGGGCTGCGCCTGCCCTG GTTGTTCCTCAAAGTCATTCAAGCTGTACTCGCCGAAGGAGCCCCCGAACGGCAACGCCTTCCCCCCCTTCCACCCGGGCACCATGCTGGATCGGGATGTGGG CCCAACTCCCATGTACCCGCCTACATACCTGGAGCCTGGGATTGG GAGGCACACACCATATGGCAACCAGACAGACTACAGGATATTCGAGTTAAACAAGCGGCTGCAGAACTGGACAGAG GAGTGTGACAATCTCTGGTGGGATGCTTTCACAACCGAGTTCTTTGAGGATGATGCCATGTTAACCATCACCTTCTGTTTGGAGGATGGACCAAAGAGATACA CGATTGGCCGGACCCTGATCCCACGCTATTTCCGCAGCATCTTTGAGGGAGGTGCCACAGAGCTGTACTATGTGCTAAAGCACCCCAAGGAAGCCTTCCACAGCAACTTTGTATCCCTTGACTGTGACCAGGGCAGCATGATCACTCAGCATGGCAAGCCTATGTTCACCCAG GTATGTGTGGAGGGCCGGCTGTACCTGGAGTTCATGTTTGACGACATGATGAGGATAAAGACGTGGCACTTCAGCATCCGGCAGCATCGTGAATTTATTCCTCGAAGCATTCTGGCCATGCAT GCCCAAGACCCCCAGATGCTGGACCAGTTATCCAAGAACATCACTCGGTGTGGATTGTCTAATTCCACCCTCAACTACCTCCGA CTCTGTGTGATCCTTGAGCCCATGCAGGAGCTCATGTCCCGCCACAAGACTTACAGCCTCAGCCCTCGTGACTGCCTCAAGACCTGCCTCTTCCAGAAGTGGCAGCGCATGGTTGCACCCCCTG CGGAACCAGCACGGCAACAACCAAGCAAGAGGCGGAAACGGAAGATGTCGGGTGGCAGCACAATGAGCTCAGGGGGCGGCAACgccaacaacagcaacagcaagaagAAGAGCCCCGCCAGCACCTTCGCGCTCTCCAGCCAGGTACCT GATGTGATGGTGGTGGGGGAGCCCACCCTGATGGGCGGGGAGTTCGGGGACGAGGACGAGCGACTCATCACCCGTCTGGAGAACACACAGTTTGATGCGGCCAACGGCATCGACGACGAGGACAGCTTCAACAACTCCCCAGCGCTGGGTGCCAACAGTCCCTGGAACAGCAAACCCCCCTCAAGCCAGGAGAGCAAGTCGGAGAACCCTACATCTCAGGCCTCCCAGTAA